Proteins co-encoded in one Microscilla marina ATCC 23134 genomic window:
- a CDS encoding T9SS type A sorting domain-containing protein, with protein MFNPNKKDKHLTKGVAKTLQGRAVAKITLTVVATTLLLLAANAWYAPNLRNISQGKAKVTDQVTVTKGSAMLCNVSDSKEVTIVITESEDSDFEETDDVNTFTMKLDDHFKFDLNNTPKVVISGNASEGTDINVQLENKTLQFDYKFTNVSTSNDIINSITIEGLYVQAVDESATTGNIYVTSGGTSIGLTDEDETLGTEGTVLADVSLLGVNIKQAGNATTINEGQQITLKVGQVTNAEYTWEVPAGLSIVKEEVIGTQSTITLQADLIDQESTSIEVKVGVTATAKNDECIGDYSDEYPLTIQSIKGLSITPATAKFCEGTTETQSLTDLVLQETGMTDFSGQGTLILALSNQDFTLGGDNLTIKVNDKVPSSSSEKFMVSIEENQLKIVYDFTGKDSDGKDFSSKNDQIKISNITVTADKDAEASVVTLRPTLDSFKALNWKKVFQNTDFGRFTMLNKPADVTNIQVLKAAEENQLHLIAVGASHATHYEWTLPAGVGVAGEALTDKVTSEVTNTPNITIQYDPDKVTDLSDVKVKSKNATCESDNPKSLELSKSLNIMVNFQSVSVPSCVGDYPVRLSRIVCTETSKGDKGFQGGKVTIKLPEGFKFSVKPRVFFGKAAEDLSEITSVSYPGNQREFTFSLEGLADNEELEKLTIYDVVVKATEATDANGEALLQASGLSSRTLSLASFTRDDPLPTPEFLEVPSLLCNEAKGLIFSVKPQPGMTYKWEFPTGTAITSPSNTTAEVTVDLNKNFEGGLVTVTAKSTVNSCTSTSANKALALPAKPATIITIEGKDNLFVGEEATYTAKDGQLAATYQWTVPAGLEPVDAPDDFNPNQENSVSTTGPTLKLKATSTVDKVDLKVQGVNACDDKGEAATKKITSVQSKISFVLVDLDDVCVGVDNIKPLDVTLKETFYQDFKGKGTLTLELKASEPFTLVDSDSELTVNLTNVKNEAIKSAKVTGGKLIIEYDFTGEDATDLGELKITGVQVKFSGSNSGTLTQLEFASTLQLDSETTNNVPLVLDDSKVFATVKSLIVFSTNDAKITVDETTSTFCKGEIYTLSVSDITGADKYKWTLPAGELDFVSDDSESRTKSSIEVKVIANADVKDAIVKVQGISGKNNTCTSAEVSSESIQLLASFKASTTPTFVSPPTFICNVNSEIKVIEVEQVEGATQYEWTLGEGLTLAVMDDGDEIDEGVLTTTKNRIIIRVGDGIIGDKSSFIKVKGVQGNCGVKTDGEATHLIEIYAPKLSVKDLKDAYTVNADPVPLIGQPAGGVFSGKGVSLASDQTYYFNPKELGDIGETTIIYTYEHPEANCLFREGFKVNITRFVTGCLSADGTFSLQVQQDGGKVLYGLISDKVQGDDTNLGSNVKEGKVFPSTTINDCSKVTDPIDLTDGLMYKYKFLAPDRPTTKTTLNAVFLTVDNDNKCESVEIAPIDIYVSPKKPIIDVQSMALCKDQEVSYTIQHYDANYEYEWELDDESIANFVKTVGSSDDNNKGQTVTIKGAKVGSVGLSVIAKGKNTSCSTPSDAVQVTVKAPFVVDVEEKAGVACNGAIKTYIPKLTQTKDGGSTEEITDFTGYTFQWMFTSVDGISKDLGGTEVTYDWGATAGEGNLTLKVIAPEHCEVTKTFTFTITDFSAPAIKDYVEGENKNKRLVCEGEVVDYKLKSSANLDRITWKVSGGQLLTDDGSNVIVGGSVSNTSSIKVRWNASGGKINITKKADVMKTGDSELDCQVEKIEEIIINSKPELKFTSNNSSYCKGSAEVLLLPLIIIDGVQLSEAQVEAKIKDQKIKFYETKTDDAEEVADKEKEFTNPFIPADLSENNEYRVVYEYTSESGCTYTSSVRAFSVQNLPEVELSINTDSQLQTTEIEEVTKITQLCNRDLTKDADIILTAKEGGATIGNDKEFLWEIVKQGEVIKTVDQNTDDSQLLKYSDLAKVGGGDFTINYTYYIDKANGCKATQTKKLKVWMPAEVSVKVGTGGKTSFCVSDKDKYELTTLGFAIGVEETGHFEIKKLPNGEPKIFEKEDGKVWFNPNNPTLKEEAPDNDASIDEKNKNAGKYEIRYVYKYDVLDECVFRSESLTIDIQPLPKLSIEGLTQEYCNNSGAIDFNVFDEVIGADGGETQVVVLTQLEYYKVYPDDPSKDGWEPVEDNDLTKLTPSETPYKIRAIHTNSAGCSATSSEQYFKVLSNPTGIKLSVSKVYHEQAMHFKPSQTKEKWQREWIIDGSVTNAENAVHATKSNNENIGYSLTTSTGACDVTIKKSFTLDFDFEGHCVGSGSTLTNKSILRDDQGEDELREIKWTIADKDRNQIKTLSGAKVNYSFAASGEYWITLTLVNKNRDATYELKRRVDIFDVVTVTRAENYIEHFENGAKSWVSRGRVTKNQQTSDQTSWQLKPLGNANGDVIKETDANDKRTTVWMTDNGNQTHYYNNEQSYVESPCYDISDLDKPMVSLRYWSHTDKGADGVALLYTIDDGKTWQIVGKQTPKIEGWYNGKGILGAPGSSSSREDANTNEGNQGWTGLDSTWRTTAYSLSNVRQAMLAQNTSRVRFRIAFGSNSDNPPGQHEGFAFDDFSLSNRNRTLLLEYFTNDGVPGAETLDKEVKLFPYNNGNTNTEIISIHHHMGFPEADELNEYNSKDVSGRAFYHGIKNAPMAIIDGLDTSRHPHNEVSSLFYDQRVLSVSPFSITIEPPQVANQQMKIKARVTALENFDRPVVIQVVVIEDEVPSQGKTYHHVMRKMLPDAAGTYYKHTWKPGDSYNLDLRPWKVKDLTMKSYRIVVFVEDYDTKEVHQAAVSSTQALRQDEGQAGQGVTGLDKRIVESGMLLFPNPANDEVQLKLAPQQQLKSRAAWEISNLNGQVVGSGVWQPHQRNMRVRVGHLSQGVYLFRVFDVDRVFLLRFEKK; from the coding sequence ATGTTTAACCCAAACAAAAAAGATAAGCACCTGACAAAAGGTGTGGCAAAGACCCTACAAGGCAGGGCGGTTGCCAAAATAACCCTTACTGTGGTGGCTACCACCTTGCTATTGCTTGCCGCCAATGCCTGGTATGCGCCCAACCTGCGGAATATTAGCCAAGGCAAAGCAAAGGTTACTGACCAAGTAACAGTGACCAAAGGCAGTGCGATGTTATGCAACGTAAGCGATAGCAAGGAAGTGACGATTGTAATTACTGAGTCTGAAGACAGTGATTTTGAGGAGACTGATGATGTGAATACTTTTACGATGAAGCTTGATGACCACTTCAAGTTTGACCTGAATAATACTCCTAAGGTAGTGATATCAGGTAATGCCAGTGAAGGAACCGATATAAATGTACAACTTGAAAATAAGACACTACAGTTTGACTATAAATTTACAAATGTGTCTACAAGCAATGACATCATTAATTCTATCACCATTGAGGGCTTGTATGTACAGGCAGTTGATGAGAGTGCTACTACGGGCAACATTTATGTGACATCAGGTGGAACATCTATAGGTTTAACAGACGAGGATGAAACCTTAGGCACAGAAGGAACTGTGTTGGCTGACGTTAGCCTGCTGGGTGTTAATATTAAGCAAGCAGGCAATGCCACCACCATCAATGAGGGGCAACAGATTACCCTCAAGGTAGGCCAAGTAACCAATGCTGAATATACTTGGGAGGTTCCGGCAGGGTTGAGCATTGTGAAGGAAGAAGTAATAGGTACTCAGTCCACCATTACATTGCAGGCTGACTTGATAGACCAAGAAAGCACCAGCATAGAGGTAAAAGTAGGGGTAACAGCAACGGCAAAAAATGATGAGTGTATCGGCGATTACTCTGATGAGTATCCATTAACCATTCAGTCTATAAAAGGTCTGAGTATTACCCCTGCCACAGCTAAGTTTTGCGAAGGTACCACCGAAACACAATCCTTAACTGACCTTGTATTGCAAGAAACTGGTATGACGGATTTTTCTGGACAAGGCACCCTGATATTAGCATTGTCAAACCAAGATTTTACCTTGGGAGGCGACAATCTTACCATCAAAGTTAATGATAAAGTGCCTTCGTCCTCTTCAGAAAAATTTATGGTAAGTATTGAGGAGAACCAACTAAAAATAGTGTATGACTTTACTGGCAAAGATTCTGATGGTAAGGATTTTAGCTCAAAAAATGACCAAATAAAAATTAGTAACATAACAGTGACTGCTGACAAGGATGCCGAAGCCTCAGTGGTTACTTTACGTCCAACCCTTGATAGCTTCAAAGCCTTGAATTGGAAGAAGGTGTTCCAAAACACCGACTTTGGCAGGTTTACCATGCTAAATAAGCCTGCTGATGTTACAAATATACAAGTGCTTAAAGCTGCCGAGGAGAACCAATTACACCTGATAGCAGTTGGTGCAAGCCATGCTACCCACTATGAGTGGACATTGCCTGCCGGGGTGGGGGTGGCGGGGGAGGCCCTTACCGATAAAGTAACCTCTGAAGTTACCAACACCCCCAATATTACTATACAGTATGATCCTGATAAAGTAACTGATCTGTCTGATGTGAAAGTAAAAAGTAAAAACGCTACTTGTGAAAGTGATAACCCTAAGTCCCTTGAATTATCAAAGAGCTTAAACATCATGGTCAACTTTCAGTCTGTTAGTGTGCCTTCGTGTGTAGGTGACTACCCAGTGAGGCTGTCACGTATTGTATGTACTGAGACTAGCAAAGGGGACAAGGGTTTTCAGGGAGGCAAAGTAACTATTAAGTTGCCCGAAGGGTTTAAGTTCTCGGTGAAACCCAGGGTGTTTTTTGGCAAGGCAGCAGAAGATTTGAGCGAAATCACGAGCGTAAGCTATCCAGGTAATCAGAGGGAATTTACCTTTAGTCTGGAAGGCTTGGCAGATAATGAGGAGCTCGAAAAATTAACAATTTATGACGTAGTAGTAAAAGCTACTGAAGCTACCGATGCCAACGGAGAAGCCCTTTTGCAGGCATCAGGTTTGTCTAGCCGTACCTTGTCTTTGGCAAGTTTCACTCGTGACGACCCACTCCCAACCCCTGAGTTTTTGGAGGTACCTTCGTTGCTTTGCAACGAAGCCAAGGGTCTTATCTTTTCGGTGAAACCACAGCCCGGGATGACATATAAATGGGAGTTTCCAACTGGAACAGCTATTACTTCCCCTTCTAACACCACTGCTGAGGTAACTGTAGATTTGAATAAAAATTTTGAGGGTGGTTTAGTAACAGTTACTGCTAAATCTACGGTAAATAGTTGCACAAGTACCAGCGCAAATAAAGCATTAGCCCTACCTGCAAAACCTGCCACCATAATAACGATTGAGGGAAAAGACAATTTATTTGTGGGCGAAGAGGCTACCTACACCGCAAAAGATGGGCAACTCGCCGCTACTTACCAGTGGACAGTTCCTGCGGGTTTGGAGCCAGTTGATGCCCCAGACGACTTTAATCCTAACCAGGAGAACTCTGTCTCAACTACAGGACCTACGCTAAAACTAAAAGCAACCAGTACAGTAGATAAGGTTGATTTAAAAGTACAAGGAGTAAATGCCTGTGACGATAAGGGCGAAGCAGCTACTAAAAAGATTACCAGTGTTCAGTCTAAGATAAGTTTTGTACTTGTAGACCTTGATGATGTGTGTGTAGGTGTTGATAATATCAAACCGCTAGATGTAACGCTGAAAGAAACTTTTTATCAAGACTTTAAAGGAAAGGGAACCCTTACCCTAGAACTCAAGGCAAGTGAACCATTTACTTTAGTCGATAGTGATAGTGAGCTTACAGTAAATCTTACGAATGTAAAAAATGAAGCCATTAAGAGCGCTAAGGTGACAGGTGGAAAGTTGATTATTGAATATGATTTTACTGGAGAAGATGCTACTGACCTTGGAGAATTAAAGATCACAGGTGTACAAGTAAAGTTTAGCGGCAGCAACAGTGGTACGCTTACTCAGCTAGAGTTTGCGTCTACATTGCAACTTGACTCTGAAACTACGAATAATGTGCCCTTAGTCCTTGATGACTCTAAGGTATTTGCTACTGTTAAAAGCTTGATTGTGTTTTCTACTAATGACGCCAAAATTACCGTTGATGAAACTACAAGTACCTTTTGCAAAGGCGAAATTTATACCCTGAGTGTAAGCGACATTACGGGAGCTGATAAGTATAAATGGACTTTGCCTGCTGGTGAGTTGGATTTTGTGAGTGATGATAGTGAAAGTAGAACTAAAAGTTCGATTGAGGTAAAGGTGATTGCTAATGCTGATGTAAAAGATGCTATAGTAAAAGTACAGGGGATAAGCGGCAAAAATAACACTTGTACAAGTGCAGAAGTAAGTTCAGAGTCGATTCAGCTACTGGCTAGTTTTAAAGCGTCAACTACACCAACATTTGTTAGTCCTCCTACCTTTATTTGCAATGTAAACAGTGAAATCAAGGTGATAGAGGTAGAGCAGGTAGAGGGAGCTACTCAGTATGAGTGGACATTGGGCGAAGGCTTGACATTGGCGGTTATGGATGACGGTGATGAAATCGATGAAGGGGTTTTAACCACTACCAAAAACCGAATCATTATTAGGGTAGGTGATGGTATCATCGGAGATAAGTCGTCATTCATTAAAGTAAAGGGTGTGCAGGGTAACTGTGGGGTTAAAACCGATGGGGAGGCAACCCATCTAATAGAAATATACGCTCCTAAGCTTAGCGTTAAAGATTTGAAGGATGCTTATACAGTAAATGCGGATCCTGTGCCACTGATAGGGCAACCAGCAGGAGGAGTATTTTCTGGTAAAGGTGTTTCTTTGGCTTCTGACCAAACTTATTATTTTAACCCAAAAGAATTAGGAGATATAGGGGAAACAACAATTATTTATACTTATGAACATCCTGAGGCTAATTGTCTGTTTAGAGAAGGGTTTAAAGTGAATATTACTCGTTTTGTTACTGGATGCTTAAGCGCTGATGGTACTTTTAGTTTGCAAGTACAACAAGATGGAGGCAAAGTGTTGTATGGTTTGATAAGTGATAAGGTACAAGGTGATGATACTAACTTGGGGAGTAATGTAAAAGAAGGAAAAGTTTTTCCATCAACTACTATCAACGATTGTAGCAAGGTAACAGACCCTATTGACTTAACTGATGGTTTGATGTATAAGTATAAGTTTCTTGCTCCTGATAGACCTACCACCAAAACAACGCTTAATGCGGTATTTTTGACGGTGGATAATGATAATAAGTGTGAATCAGTAGAAATAGCGCCAATAGATATTTATGTCAGCCCTAAGAAACCCATCATTGATGTTCAGTCTATGGCGCTTTGCAAAGACCAGGAAGTTTCTTATACAATCCAACACTATGATGCTAACTATGAATATGAGTGGGAGTTGGACGATGAGAGTATAGCTAACTTTGTAAAAACCGTTGGTAGTAGCGATGATAATAATAAAGGTCAAACAGTTACAATTAAAGGTGCGAAAGTTGGTAGCGTAGGTTTGAGTGTGATTGCCAAAGGTAAGAATACCAGTTGTAGCACACCGTCTGATGCTGTGCAAGTCACCGTGAAAGCGCCATTTGTGGTAGATGTAGAGGAGAAAGCGGGTGTAGCGTGCAATGGTGCCATAAAGACCTATATCCCTAAGCTTACCCAAACAAAAGATGGTGGAAGTACAGAAGAAATCACAGACTTTACAGGTTATACATTTCAATGGATGTTTACCTCGGTAGATGGGATTTCTAAGGACCTAGGTGGCACAGAAGTAACGTATGATTGGGGAGCAACTGCTGGTGAAGGGAATCTGACCCTTAAAGTTATAGCACCTGAACATTGTGAAGTAACAAAAACATTTACTTTTACTATCACTGATTTTTCTGCCCCTGCAATAAAGGATTATGTAGAAGGTGAAAATAAAAATAAACGATTAGTGTGTGAAGGTGAGGTGGTAGATTATAAGCTGAAAAGTTCAGCCAACTTAGATAGGATTACTTGGAAGGTAAGTGGTGGGCAACTGCTCACAGATGATGGCAGCAATGTAATAGTTGGAGGCAGTGTATCTAATACAAGTTCTATTAAAGTAAGGTGGAATGCCTCTGGGGGGAAAATTAATATTACAAAAAAGGCAGATGTGATGAAAACAGGTGATAGTGAATTGGACTGCCAAGTGGAAAAGATAGAGGAGATAATTATCAACTCAAAACCTGAGCTGAAGTTTACTTCCAATAATAGTTCTTACTGTAAGGGTAGTGCTGAAGTTTTATTACTACCATTGATTATCATTGATGGGGTACAACTTAGTGAAGCACAAGTTGAGGCGAAAATTAAGGATCAGAAGATTAAATTTTATGAAACCAAAACTGACGATGCTGAAGAGGTAGCAGATAAAGAGAAAGAGTTTACAAATCCTTTTATACCTGCTGATCTTTCGGAAAATAATGAGTATAGGGTGGTGTATGAGTATACCTCCGAGAGCGGTTGTACATATACTTCATCTGTAAGGGCGTTCTCTGTTCAGAATCTCCCTGAAGTTGAATTGAGCATCAACACTGACAGTCAGCTACAAACTACAGAAATTGAAGAAGTTACTAAAATAACTCAACTTTGTAATAGAGACCTTACTAAAGACGCTGATATTATATTGACGGCTAAAGAAGGTGGTGCAACGATTGGTAATGATAAAGAGTTTTTGTGGGAAATAGTCAAACAAGGCGAAGTCATTAAGACAGTTGACCAAAACACTGACGACTCTCAATTGCTCAAATATAGCGACTTGGCTAAAGTTGGCGGAGGTGATTTTACTATCAACTACACTTATTACATAGACAAAGCGAATGGCTGCAAAGCCACCCAAACCAAGAAGCTAAAGGTGTGGATGCCTGCTGAGGTGAGTGTGAAAGTAGGAACAGGTGGGAAAACCAGCTTTTGTGTCAGTGATAAGGATAAGTATGAGCTTACTACATTGGGTTTTGCGATAGGTGTCGAGGAGACAGGCCATTTTGAGATTAAGAAGTTACCAAATGGTGAACCTAAGATATTTGAAAAGGAAGATGGAAAGGTGTGGTTTAACCCCAATAACCCAACGTTAAAAGAAGAAGCTCCTGATAATGATGCTTCTATTGATGAGAAAAACAAGAACGCAGGGAAGTATGAAATTAGGTATGTATATAAATATGATGTATTAGATGAATGTGTTTTTAGGTCTGAGTCATTGACCATTGATATACAACCTTTGCCTAAACTTAGCATAGAAGGTTTAACTCAAGAATACTGTAATAACTCTGGTGCCATTGATTTCAATGTTTTTGATGAGGTAATAGGTGCTGATGGTGGGGAAACACAAGTGGTGGTACTTACTCAACTTGAGTATTATAAAGTATATCCTGATGATCCCTCAAAGGATGGTTGGGAACCTGTAGAGGATAATGACCTTACTAAATTGACTCCAAGTGAAACCCCATACAAAATAAGGGCTATACATACCAATAGTGCAGGTTGTAGTGCTACATCTAGTGAACAATATTTTAAGGTTTTGTCAAACCCTACCGGTATCAAGCTCTCCGTTAGCAAAGTATACCACGAACAGGCAATGCATTTTAAGCCTTCCCAGACCAAAGAGAAGTGGCAGCGGGAGTGGATCATTGACGGCTCAGTTACCAATGCCGAGAATGCAGTGCACGCCACCAAAAGCAACAACGAAAACATTGGTTATTCTCTCACCACGAGCACTGGCGCTTGTGATGTTACCATCAAAAAGAGTTTTACGCTTGACTTTGACTTCGAAGGACATTGTGTGGGGAGCGGCTCTACCCTTACGAATAAGTCAATCCTCAGAGATGACCAAGGGGAAGACGAACTGAGAGAAATCAAGTGGACCATTGCTGATAAGGACAGAAATCAAATCAAAACTTTGAGCGGAGCAAAGGTTAACTACTCTTTTGCTGCGTCTGGCGAGTATTGGATTACCCTTACCCTGGTCAATAAAAATAGAGATGCTACTTATGAACTCAAGAGAAGGGTAGACATTTTTGACGTGGTGACCGTAACCAGGGCGGAAAACTACATTGAACACTTTGAAAATGGAGCCAAAAGCTGGGTAAGCAGAGGGAGGGTTACCAAAAATCAGCAAACTAGCGACCAAACCAGCTGGCAACTAAAACCCCTGGGCAATGCCAATGGAGACGTGATCAAAGAAACCGACGCCAACGATAAGAGAACCACTGTTTGGATGACTGACAACGGGAATCAAACCCATTATTACAACAACGAACAATCGTATGTAGAGAGCCCTTGCTACGACATAAGCGACCTGGACAAACCTATGGTGTCGTTGCGTTATTGGTCGCATACCGACAAAGGAGCCGATGGAGTAGCCTTGTTATACACCATAGATGACGGCAAAACCTGGCAAATAGTGGGCAAGCAAACGCCCAAAATAGAAGGCTGGTACAATGGGAAAGGAATTTTGGGGGCACCCGGCAGCTCTAGCAGCAGAGAAGACGCCAACACCAATGAAGGTAACCAGGGGTGGACCGGTCTCGATTCTACCTGGCGTACTACTGCCTATAGCCTGAGCAATGTAAGGCAAGCCATGTTGGCTCAAAACACGTCGCGGGTAAGGTTTAGAATAGCCTTTGGTAGCAACAGCGACAACCCTCCCGGTCAACATGAAGGCTTTGCCTTTGATGATTTTAGCCTCAGCAATCGTAACCGTACTTTATTGCTGGAGTATTTTACCAACGATGGGGTGCCAGGAGCCGAGACTTTGGACAAGGAAGTGAAACTTTTTCCTTACAACAACGGCAATACAAATACTGAAATCATCAGCATACATCACCATATGGGTTTTCCTGAGGCAGACGAACTCAACGAGTACAATTCCAAAGATGTAAGTGGCCGTGCTTTTTACCACGGGATAAAAAATGCTCCAATGGCAATCATCGACGGGTTAGACACGAGCCGTCACCCCCATAATGAAGTATCGAGTTTGTTTTATGACCAACGGGTATTGAGTGTGTCTCCCTTTAGCATTACCATAGAGCCCCCTCAGGTGGCCAACCAACAGATGAAGATAAAAGCCCGGGTAACCGCACTCGAAAACTTTGATCGACCAGTAGTAATACAAGTGGTAGTCATAGAAGACGAAGTGCCATCGCAAGGCAAAACTTACCACCACGTAATGCGTAAAATGCTGCCCGATGCCGCGGGCACCTATTACAAACATACCTGGAAACCCGGCGACTCATACAACCTCGACTTGAGACCGTGGAAGGTGAAAGACCTGACAATGAAATCGTACCGGATAGTAGTATTTGTAGAAGATTATGATACCAAAGAAGTGCACCAGGCAGCGGTAAGCTCTACCCAGGCATTGCGCCAGGACGAAGGACAAGCCGGGCAAGGAGTAACTGGGCTGGACAAGCGCATTGTAGAGTCGGGCATGTTGCTGTTTCCTAACCCGGCAAACGACGAAGTACAACTCAAGCTTGCCCCCCAACAACAGCTCAAGTCTCGGGCTGCCTGGGAGATAAGCAACCTCAATGGGCAGGTTGTGGGCAGTGGAGTTTGGCAACCACACCAACGCAATATGCGGGTAAGGGTAGGACATTTATCGCAAGGTGTCTACCTGTTCCGCGTGTTTGATGTAGACCGGGTGTTTTTGCTCAGGTTTGAGAAAAAATAG
- a CDS encoding OmpL47-type beta-barrel domain-containing protein, whose protein sequence is MIFRSTNKVTLFLSRVCALLLVSSMAMAQTSQRAILQEHIRQLRALADSLEKKLDKMSDKPITVRNTGERDRIHQKKIFVDKEGRVFWQVGLPVYVFASSKPDGSDMHRLSYSKVKQMEAFSDPMYWEGPGKHFIGHKDANPNEEVQFEINADGADPFSVIELKNAPRYEQEGEVFFGKGLVADIITKDELAGVRQTYQSIDSATYVPHTATINFDEDKDYTVNYYGVDKVGNVEKPKFTKFRVDLNPPVTEHKVNGDRKGDILSPKATILLTAQDQASGISVTRYRFNEQPFQAYKGIISLNNLKEGEYVLTYHSIDRVKNQEEEKTYSFYLDKTAPKIVAEVIGDQYQNRGRVFISSRTKMRLTASDNKSGVDKVYYAIDGGLERLYREPFPLVKSEGTHTIKYTALDRVKNKGGFETSDSYENMFLDLTLPSIKHTFTGPVYRKNDTVFISRKTLINIVAKDPESGIKRTGFKIDGARANPYREPFSINDDGYHKIAYYALDNVNNRVAEEFFVIVDNKGPEMAVSFSAPPIGKITAEDITQTTSVYATGTYLFVTARDANIEVESAYISINGSQEVKYNKPILMNSKGLKTIKIRGVDKLGNETVNKTVEVFVK, encoded by the coding sequence ATGATATTTCGAAGTACAAACAAAGTTACCTTGTTTTTATCCAGGGTATGTGCTTTGCTGCTTGTATCGAGTATGGCAATGGCTCAAACCAGCCAACGTGCCATTCTCCAGGAACATATCCGGCAACTGAGGGCATTGGCAGACAGTCTCGAAAAAAAGCTTGATAAGATGTCTGATAAACCCATTACAGTTCGTAATACTGGCGAACGTGACCGTATCCACCAAAAGAAGATTTTTGTAGACAAAGAAGGAAGGGTTTTTTGGCAAGTAGGGTTACCTGTTTATGTATTTGCTTCGTCGAAACCCGATGGATCAGACATGCACCGCCTTAGCTATAGCAAGGTAAAGCAGATGGAGGCTTTTTCTGACCCTATGTATTGGGAAGGACCAGGCAAGCACTTTATTGGGCACAAAGACGCCAACCCAAATGAAGAGGTTCAGTTTGAAATAAACGCAGATGGGGCAGACCCTTTTTCAGTAATTGAGTTAAAAAACGCGCCTCGCTACGAACAAGAAGGAGAAGTTTTTTTTGGAAAAGGCTTGGTTGCTGACATCATCACCAAGGATGAGCTGGCAGGGGTGCGCCAAACATATCAGTCGATAGACAGTGCCACTTATGTGCCCCACACCGCTACTATCAATTTTGACGAAGACAAAGACTATACGGTCAATTATTATGGCGTAGACAAGGTGGGCAATGTAGAGAAGCCCAAGTTTACCAAATTTCGCGTAGACCTGAACCCTCCGGTAACTGAGCATAAGGTGAATGGCGACCGTAAAGGAGATATTTTATCACCTAAAGCTACTATTTTGCTTACGGCTCAAGACCAGGCTTCGGGCATTTCGGTGACTCGCTACCGTTTCAATGAGCAGCCCTTCCAGGCTTACAAGGGCATTATATCACTAAACAACCTCAAAGAAGGAGAGTATGTGCTTACTTATCATAGCATCGACCGGGTAAAAAACCAGGAGGAGGAAAAAACTTACTCTTTTTATTTAGACAAAACTGCGCCTAAAATTGTGGCGGAGGTGATAGGAGATCAGTACCAAAACCGAGGGCGGGTGTTTATTTCAAGCCGAACTAAGATGCGCTTGACGGCAAGCGACAATAAGTCGGGGGTAGACAAGGTGTATTATGCTATAGATGGGGGGCTGGAGCGTTTATACCGCGAACCTTTCCCGTTGGTTAAAAGTGAGGGTACGCATACGATTAAATATACTGCTCTGGACAGGGTAAAAAATAAAGGAGGATTTGAAACAAGTGATTCTTATGAAAATATGTTTCTTGATTTGACGCTGCCTTCTATCAAACATACGTTTACCGGGCCTGTGTATCGCAAAAATGATACGGTGTTTATCAGTCGCAAGACTTTGATCAATATTGTGGCTAAAGACCCCGAGTCGGGCATTAAACGTACTGGGTTTAAAATAGATGGTGCCCGTGCCAACCCTTACCGTGAGCCTTTTAGTATAAACGATGACGGTTACCACAAAATAGCTTATTATGCTCTAGACAATGTAAACAACCGGGTAGCCGAAGAGTTTTTTGTGATTGTAGATAACAAAGGGCCCGAAATGGCCGTGTCGTTTAGTGCACCCCCTATAGGCAAAATTACGGCTGAAGACATTACTCAAACTACCTCGGTATATGCCACGGGCACTTATTTGTTTGTAACTGCTCGTGATGCCAACATAGAGGTAGAGAGCGCTTATATCTCTATTAATGGCTCGCAGGAAGTAAAGTACAATAAGCCTATTTTGATGAATAGCAAAGGCTTAAAAACGATTAAAATACGGGGAGTTGATAAACTAGGTAATGAAACGGTGAACAAAACAGTGGAAGTTTTCGTCAAATAA